From the genome of Xiphophorus hellerii strain 12219 chromosome 11, Xiphophorus_hellerii-4.1, whole genome shotgun sequence, one region includes:
- the slc22a5 gene encoding solute carrier family 22 member 5: MGDYDEETAFLGQIGPFFWLTFFLLNTVFVSTGFNGLYIIFAGAAPRHSCLVPDVNLTEEWRNAIIPFTTVGDEAVQSQCSRYNLAAVKNLSDQGYIPGRDVNLTNLPLEGCLDGWNYSKEVYQSTIVTEWNLVCDNQWKVPFASSTLFVGYLFGSLISGQLSDRFGRKKVVFISLGAQSLSVLLQSFSQSWRIFCVMFLFVGASQISIYISAFVLGTELLSKTMRVLFTTLGAFLFYCIGYMTLPWIAFGIRDWRTLLAVLSATSVVYIPLWWFIPESPRWLITQGRVMEAEVIVRDAARKNKVQAPSVIFREPEVEEIPPGKKYTMLDVLKSSKLRCITLMCLLLWMAINIGYFGLSLNTSNLSGNPFLNCFLSAITEVPAYIVSTCLLRKCPRRVILSTFLVIGGGVLLLIQFIPDTLHYVALALEMTGKFGFTMAFTIVYIYTAEIYPTVLRNVGMGMCSSAARIGSITAPYVIYLGTYNKVLPYILMGSLTIASSVVNFFLPETFNKDLPETVEQMQECHGFCGRSEKKKYFQNGASRNRPILQEKPEVQTLSL, encoded by the exons ATGGGAGACTACGATGAGGAAACTGCATTTCTTGGACAAATCGGTCCTTTCTTCTGGCTCACTTTCTTCCTCCTGAACACAGTTTTTGTATCAACCGGATTCAATGGACTTTACATCATCTTTGCAGGAGCAGCTCCAAGACACAGCTGTCTCGTTCCAGATGTCAACCTGACAGAGGAATGGAGAAATGCCATCATTCCCTTCACAACAGTGGGTGATGAAGCAGTTCAGAGCCAGTGCAGCAGATATAATCTGGCTGCGGTTAAAAATCTCTCTGACCAGGGTTATATTCCTGGGAGGGATGTTAATCTCACTAATCTGCCACTAGAAGGATGTTTAGATGGATGGAACTACAGCAAAGAAGTCTACCAGTCCACAATAGTCACTGAG TGGAACCTTGTTTGTGACAACCAATGGAAAGTCCCTTTTGCATCTTCCACCCTGTTTGTGGGATATCTGTTTGGCTCTCTAATCTCAGGACAACTTTCTGACAG GTTTGGAAGGAAGAAAGTTGTCTTCATATCTCTTGGGGCTCAGTCTCTCTCTGTTCTGCTTCAGTCATTCTCCCAGTCATGGAGAATTTTCTGTGTCATGTTCCTGTTTGTTGGAGCCTCTCAGATATCCATCTATATCTCTGCATTCGTACTGG GTACGGAGTTGTTGAGTAAAACCATGCGAGTTCTCTTTACAACTCTCGGGGCCTTCCTCTTTTACTGCATCGGCTACATGACTCTTCCTTGGATTGCATTCGGCATCAGAGACTGGAGAACTCTGCTAGCAGTTCTGTCAGCAACCTCTGTGGTTTACATCCCTTTGTGGTG GTTCATCCCAGAGTCGCCTCGGTGGCTGATTACTCAGGGAAGAGTGATGGAGGCGGAGGTCATAGTGAGAGACGCAGCAAGGAAAAACAAAGTGCAGGCACCGTCAGTCATCTTCAGAGAACCTGAG gTTGAGGAAATTCCACCTGGGAAGAAATACACCATGCTTGATGTCCTGAAGTCCAGTAAACTCAGATGCATCACACTGATGTGTCTCCTTTTGTG GATGGCGATAAACATTGGATATTTTGGTTTATCCCTGAACACTTCTAACCTGAGTGGCAacccttttttaaattgttttttatcagCGATTACTGAAGTACCCGCCTATATAGTTTCTACTTGTTTGCTGAGGAAATGTCCAAGAAGAGTAATTCTGTCAACCTTCCTGGTTATCGGAGGAGGCGTTCTTCTGCTCATCCAGTTCATCCCTGACA CTCTACATTATGTTGCTCTGGCACTGGAAATGACTGGGAAATTTGGCTTCACCATGGCCTTCACCATAGTTTACATCTACACTGCTGAGATCTACCCCACTGTGCTCAGGAACGTTGGCATGGGAATGTGCTCCTCTGCAGCTCGCATCGGCAGCATCACCGCTCCTTATGTCATCTACTTAG GTACATATAACAAGGTTCTACCTTACATTCTAATGGGAAGCCTCACCATCGCCTCTTCTGTGGTTAACTTCTTCCTTCCGGAGACTTTCAACAAAGATCTACCAGAAACAGTGGAGCAGATGCAAGAATGCCACGg gtTCTGTGGACGatctgaaaagaagaaatattttcaaaatggaGCCTCACGCAATCGACCAATTCTACAAGAAAAACCTGAAGTGCAAACATTAAgcctttag